A window of Pedobacter lusitanus contains these coding sequences:
- a CDS encoding ornithine cyclodeaminase, whose protein sequence is MLYLNKKDLKEIGIVWQELVGVIKKSVQILQEQDFAQPIKPYLRYHDIKNRIIAMPAFIGGEINFAGIKWIASFPGNFKLDIPRAHSITILNEANTGRPICTINTTLISGLRTAAVSGLILNEFLSIKRSNHLQFTLSIVGLGPIGKLHLEMASTLLSGKLKAIKLHDVDSEAFNALSDLDFYHDIKDKLIFCKTWEEAYDDADIFITCTVSNQTYINKEPKKGSLHLNVSLRDYMPEFIHYANHIIVDNWEEVCRENTDIENMHKKYALAKEDTSSIIDVVCNHVSHSWKESDIVMFNPMGMAVFDIAIGGLFYNKAIKQGKGQMLEA, encoded by the coding sequence ATGTTATACCTTAATAAAAAAGACCTCAAAGAAATCGGAATCGTTTGGCAGGAACTTGTCGGAGTTATCAAAAAAAGCGTGCAGATTTTGCAGGAACAGGATTTTGCACAACCTATAAAGCCATATTTAAGATATCATGATATCAAGAACCGGATCATTGCCATGCCGGCATTTATTGGAGGCGAAATTAATTTTGCCGGTATCAAATGGATTGCAAGTTTTCCGGGTAATTTTAAACTTGATATTCCCAGAGCTCACTCTATTACTATTTTGAATGAAGCAAATACCGGCAGACCTATATGTACTATTAACACAACTTTAATCAGTGGATTAAGAACGGCTGCGGTTTCTGGTTTGATATTAAATGAATTTTTAAGCATCAAACGTTCAAATCATTTACAGTTCACTTTAAGTATAGTCGGTTTGGGACCGATAGGAAAACTCCATCTGGAAATGGCCTCAACGTTATTAAGTGGCAAACTCAAAGCTATAAAGTTACATGATGTTGATTCCGAAGCTTTTAATGCTTTGTCGGATCTTGATTTTTACCATGATATTAAGGATAAGCTTATCTTTTGTAAGACCTGGGAAGAAGCATATGACGATGCCGATATTTTTATTACCTGTACGGTTTCTAATCAAACTTATATTAATAAAGAACCTAAAAAAGGCTCTCTGCATTTAAATGTCTCTTTGAGGGATTATATGCCGGAATTCATTCATTATGCAAACCACATCATTGTAGACAACTGGGAAGAAGTCTGCAGAGAAAATACTGATATAGAAAATATGCATAAAAAGTATGCACTTGCCAAAGAAGATACATCATCAATTATAGATGTGGTATGTAATCATGTATCTCATTCGTGGAAAGAATCAGATATAGTAATGTTTAATCCAATGGGGATGGCCGTTTTTGATATCGCTATTGGCGGATTATTTTATAATAAAGCTATCAAACAGGGTAAAGGACAAATGCTGGAAGCTTAA
- the sbnA gene encoding 2,3-diaminopropionate biosynthesis protein SbnA, which translates to MLKKLEKIKGFIGNTPLKKLEYGLFNLFVKLEYCNFTGSSKDRAAFSILKTAIQNGLINEETLIVGSSSGNFAIAVASMCKFLGLKFIPVIDPNINPLYEKQLELLAYDVVKVTKLDITEGYLLTRIETVEHICKSNQNSFCADQYNDPNNYKGYWDTLGVEIAENFDSLDYIFIGVSSGGTITGVSKKIKEKFPNVVIVAVDVEGSVIFSQKPIKRYVSGIGASKVPSIIHEAIIDDVIHVSQPHIVTGCYELLNEQALFAGASSGAVYYGIKEYFQERNISKDANVLFICPDRGNAYMDTIYNAEWVKMMTHNLQELVEK; encoded by the coding sequence ATGCTTAAAAAATTAGAAAAAATTAAAGGATTTATTGGCAATACGCCTTTAAAAAAACTGGAATATGGTCTTTTTAATCTCTTTGTAAAATTAGAGTATTGCAACTTCACTGGTAGCTCTAAAGACAGAGCTGCTTTTAGCATTTTAAAAACTGCAATCCAAAATGGATTAATAAATGAAGAGACATTGATTGTTGGATCAAGCTCAGGAAATTTTGCTATAGCTGTAGCTAGTATGTGTAAGTTTCTGGGGCTGAAATTTATACCGGTAATTGATCCTAATATTAATCCTTTATATGAAAAACAACTTGAATTATTAGCATATGATGTTGTAAAGGTTACCAAACTGGATATTACAGAGGGCTACCTTCTGACAAGAATCGAGACAGTTGAGCACATTTGTAAGAGTAATCAAAATTCTTTCTGTGCAGATCAGTATAATGATCCTAATAATTACAAAGGTTACTGGGATACGCTTGGAGTAGAAATAGCTGAAAATTTTGACTCGCTGGACTATATTTTTATAGGAGTGAGCTCGGGGGGAACTATTACGGGAGTTTCAAAAAAAATCAAGGAAAAGTTTCCAAATGTTGTGATTGTGGCTGTGGATGTGGAGGGCTCGGTAATATTTAGTCAGAAACCAATAAAAAGATATGTTTCAGGCATTGGGGCAAGTAAAGTTCCTTCTATTATACATGAGGCAATTATTGATGATGTTATCCATGTTTCTCAACCTCATATTGTGACTGGCTGCTATGAATTGCTTAATGAACAGGCACTTTTTGCAGGAGCATCCTCAGGTGCAGTTTATTATGGCATAAAAGAATATTTTCAGGAAAGAAATATCTCTAAAGATGCTAATGTTCTTTTTATATGTCCTGATCGGGGAAATGCTTACATGGATACTATATATAATGCAGAATGGGTAAAAATGATGACACATAATCTTCAGGAATTAGTAGAGAAATAA
- a CDS encoding non-ribosomal peptide synthetase: MNLNISEDTSANKINHRNVALSSLQERICLLDKKGFEFYTQIVFKTEGRLDREDLLTSLKELVKSHDSLRSTYVENDQNHFPVQLIQEEIVPEFEFINLPDKNDEECIQFATDKISANNLDADVYLNRSIKLILIKQSEDHHLVMIRLPSIMADGYSLLKITENLSLGTNKLKVSDELIQYEQYSLWQNKLLNSQNEEAEYFWKNYDFSSYKSLKLPFEKNVDLPAFYSPECVDIALNKEKANAVVRLALQADVSPADILQGVLTCLISKHTASNHITVGKVLVDREYEELQETIGLISKTIPILSEVNENDSFIKYVKELKNVIQDVSGWEQYFLLNNERDQERNEPVILPLGFEYFDSPHLSDFNQALNVSLIDFKSFTDQFKLKLSCLSDKNGLQLEFCYDANYFDNKSVKVLCDQYKQMINTIIADPGIAIKDILSHSADEELSLLESFNSLISGDSPAPGIVELFELQAALTPDHAAITAENETYTYRELNELSNQLARHLQMQYEVKTGDVIGIMVERSNRMIVGLLGILKSGACFLPLDPGTPKDRKNFILSNARARLLLTDLDFMFELTEYYQGGVFALDLLLPDLTESKDNLSVKPDSTDSAYVIYTSGSTGRPKGVLVNHSSLTNYTAWFKDTFNISNADRTLLFSSISFDLCYTSLWSSLVSGSTLFLLKETNHIDPQELTKSLAEHKITYIKLTPSHFNILINTDFEELVMKYSLRLVVIGGEQIRVSDIEKFHQYRNDVEFVNHYGPTETTIGCIYKSLKNSDLSAYKSRIRIGRPINNTRVYILNERKERVALGITGEICVSGRGLSGGYINNDELTQSRFVANPYEPGQLLYHTGDLGRWTADGEIEFLGRNDDQVKIRGYRIELSEIESVLKQFAKVSKSAVIIREDKSGDSELVGYVESKEDIKINELQEYLMEKLPGYMVPAHLIVLNEFALTANGKIDRKALPGVEELQAGNNQNYEAPGNSLEEKLVEIWQEVLCRERIGIRDNFFQIGGHSLKAVQIIARIHKELQSKVELKDIFDTPTIAELSRIIKGGEKNVYETIKPLEKQPYYELSHAQKQLWFVDKFQDKQAAYNRTLTYLFDDLNIIAFEKAFETLIIRHEILRTSFLTVAGEPKQKVLEYEDLRFNVEQEDIRAAGNIEENANRIINRHASHIFDLTNGPLLKAILIQKDEHTHLFSLVLHHILCDGWSIEVLKKEIIALYHAYDQGQANPLVPLKVQYKDYAFWHNSLNLEKEENYWLNKLTGKLEMVNLPYDKTRSEHKQFKGEGITFELEKGIADTLKELSTTNNTTLSNTVLAVFLLFLNKITGQKDILLGIGHANRNDVDLESLIGLFVNTVVIRTRFDDDMSFRDLLHQVGQNCLEAYKHRNYSFDLLIEKLKITRDSSYLPLINVVYIYRNYEDLTSNLDSHINDQDDAISSSSASEIINHVSSKTDLMLYVSELPESLIIGIEYDSDLFFQGTAEKMVSILKSLFALSDSF, translated from the coding sequence ATGAACCTAAATATTTCGGAAGACACCTCAGCTAATAAAATCAATCATAGAAATGTTGCCCTGTCTTCTCTTCAGGAACGTATCTGTTTACTGGATAAAAAGGGCTTCGAGTTTTACACGCAGATCGTCTTCAAAACAGAAGGAAGATTGGATCGGGAGGATTTACTTACCTCTTTGAAAGAGCTGGTTAAAAGCCATGATAGTTTACGCTCAACTTATGTGGAAAATGATCAGAACCATTTTCCGGTACAACTTATTCAGGAGGAAATTGTACCGGAATTTGAATTTATAAATCTGCCGGATAAAAATGATGAAGAGTGTATTCAGTTTGCCACAGATAAGATTAGTGCAAATAACCTGGATGCAGATGTATACTTAAACAGGAGTATTAAATTAATACTGATTAAACAGTCAGAGGATCATCATTTGGTCATGATCAGGTTACCGTCAATAATGGCAGATGGTTATTCTTTGCTGAAAATAACGGAGAACCTGTCTTTAGGCACAAATAAACTAAAGGTCAGTGATGAGCTGATTCAGTATGAACAGTATTCTTTATGGCAGAATAAATTATTAAATAGTCAGAATGAAGAGGCAGAATATTTTTGGAAAAATTATGATTTCTCCAGTTACAAGTCTCTGAAACTACCCTTCGAGAAAAATGTTGATTTACCAGCGTTCTACAGCCCGGAATGTGTTGATATTGCATTAAACAAAGAAAAAGCAAATGCAGTGGTGAGGCTGGCACTCCAGGCAGATGTAAGTCCTGCGGATATTTTACAGGGAGTTCTGACTTGTTTAATTTCTAAACATACGGCATCTAATCATATTACGGTAGGAAAGGTTTTAGTAGACAGAGAATATGAAGAGTTGCAGGAAACAATTGGCTTAATTTCTAAAACCATTCCGATACTTTCGGAAGTGAATGAAAATGATAGTTTTATAAAATATGTAAAAGAGCTGAAAAATGTTATTCAGGATGTTTCTGGCTGGGAACAATATTTCCTGTTAAACAATGAACGTGATCAGGAGAGAAATGAGCCGGTAATTTTGCCTCTTGGATTTGAATATTTTGATTCACCGCATTTATCTGATTTTAACCAGGCATTAAATGTCTCCTTAATTGATTTTAAGAGTTTTACTGATCAGTTTAAACTAAAACTTTCATGTTTAAGTGATAAAAACGGACTTCAACTGGAGTTTTGTTATGATGCCAATTACTTTGATAATAAGTCCGTTAAGGTCTTGTGTGATCAGTATAAACAAATGATTAATACTATAATAGCTGATCCGGGTATAGCTATTAAAGATATTTTATCTCATTCGGCGGATGAGGAACTTTCACTTTTGGAATCCTTTAATTCTCTGATTTCCGGTGATTCTCCAGCTCCTGGTATTGTAGAGCTGTTTGAATTACAAGCTGCTCTAACACCGGATCATGCTGCTATTACTGCGGAAAACGAAACTTATACTTACCGGGAACTGAATGAACTGTCTAACCAGTTAGCGCGGCATTTACAAATGCAGTATGAGGTGAAAACAGGGGATGTTATTGGTATAATGGTCGAAAGATCAAACAGGATGATAGTTGGTTTATTAGGTATACTTAAATCTGGGGCTTGTTTTTTACCTCTTGATCCGGGTACGCCTAAAGATCGCAAAAATTTTATTCTGTCAAATGCGAGAGCCAGACTTCTCCTTACGGATCTGGATTTTATGTTTGAACTGACTGAATACTATCAGGGAGGAGTATTTGCTCTGGATCTTCTACTTCCGGATTTAACAGAAAGCAAGGATAATTTATCTGTAAAGCCTGATTCTACAGATTCTGCTTATGTAATTTATACATCCGGTTCTACAGGCAGGCCAAAGGGAGTACTTGTAAATCATTCATCGCTTACGAATTATACAGCGTGGTTTAAGGATACTTTTAATATCAGCAATGCAGACCGTACCTTATTATTTTCATCTATTTCTTTTGATTTATGTTATACAAGTTTATGGTCATCTCTGGTATCTGGCAGTACATTGTTTCTGCTAAAAGAAACTAATCATATAGATCCGCAGGAATTAACAAAGAGTTTGGCTGAGCATAAAATCACCTATATTAAACTTACTCCCTCTCATTTTAATATCCTGATCAATACAGATTTTGAGGAGCTGGTGATGAAATATAGTTTAAGACTGGTTGTGATCGGTGGTGAGCAAATCAGGGTTTCAGATATTGAAAAGTTTCATCAGTACAGAAATGATGTAGAGTTCGTTAATCATTACGGGCCTACTGAGACAACCATTGGTTGTATTTATAAATCCTTAAAGAATTCAGATTTATCAGCTTATAAATCTAGAATAAGAATTGGCCGTCCTATAAATAATACCAGGGTATATATACTCAATGAAAGAAAAGAGAGGGTCGCCTTAGGTATAACAGGAGAAATTTGTGTTTCGGGAAGGGGACTGTCTGGTGGTTATATCAACAATGATGAATTGACCCAATCAAGATTTGTTGCGAATCCATATGAACCAGGACAGCTCCTTTACCATACGGGAGACCTGGGAAGATGGACAGCTGATGGTGAAATAGAATTTTTAGGTAGAAATGATGATCAGGTAAAGATCAGAGGATACCGGATTGAGTTGTCTGAGATTGAAAGTGTATTAAAGCAATTTGCAAAGGTATCAAAATCGGCAGTGATCATAAGGGAAGACAAATCAGGTGATAGTGAGCTGGTAGGTTATGTTGAGAGTAAAGAGGATATAAAAATAAATGAGCTTCAGGAATACCTGATGGAAAAGCTGCCTGGCTACATGGTTCCGGCTCACCTGATCGTATTAAATGAGTTTGCCTTGACTGCCAATGGAAAAATTGATAGAAAAGCACTTCCCGGAGTTGAAGAACTTCAGGCTGGGAACAATCAAAATTATGAGGCTCCGGGAAATAGCCTGGAAGAGAAACTGGTAGAAATCTGGCAGGAGGTATTATGCAGGGAACGAATAGGAATAAGGGATAACTTCTTTCAAATTGGTGGACATTCTTTAAAAGCTGTGCAGATTATTGCCAGAATTCATAAGGAGTTACAATCAAAAGTTGAGCTAAAGGATATTTTTGACACACCGACTATTGCTGAATTATCCAGAATCATTAAGGGAGGGGAAAAGAATGTATATGAAACAATTAAGCCATTAGAGAAACAGCCTTATTATGAACTCTCACATGCCCAGAAGCAGTTATGGTTTGTAGATAAGTTTCAGGATAAACAAGCCGCTTATAACCGGACACTAACTTATCTTTTTGATGATTTAAATATTATTGCTTTTGAAAAGGCATTTGAAACATTAATTATAAGACATGAGATATTAAGAACCAGCTTTTTAACTGTAGCCGGGGAACCAAAACAAAAGGTCCTGGAGTATGAGGATCTTAGATTTAATGTGGAGCAGGAGGATATTCGTGCTGCCGGAAATATAGAGGAAAATGCTAACAGAATCATTAACAGGCATGCGTCTCATATCTTCGATCTGACAAACGGACCTCTGCTAAAAGCAATACTCATTCAAAAAGATGAGCATACACATCTATTTTCTTTAGTACTGCATCATATATTGTGTGATGGCTGGTCTATTGAAGTATTGAAAAAAGAAATCATTGCACTTTATCATGCTTATGATCAAGGTCAGGCTAATCCCCTGGTTCCTTTAAAAGTTCAATATAAGGACTATGCTTTCTGGCATAATTCACTAAATCTTGAGAAAGAAGAAAATTATTGGTTGAATAAGCTGACAGGGAAACTGGAAATGGTAAATCTGCCCTATGATAAGACCAGAAGTGAGCATAAGCAATTTAAAGGAGAAGGTATAACTTTTGAATTGGAAAAGGGTATTGCTGATACTCTAAAAGAGTTATCGACAACGAATAATACCACATTGTCCAATACCGTATTAGCTGTCTTTTTACTTTTTCTGAATAAAATCACGGGACAAAAAGATATTCTGCTGGGAATTGGCCATGCAAACAGGAACGATGTGGATTTGGAGAGTCTGATTGGTCTTTTTGTAAATACTGTAGTCATAAGGACAAGATTTGATGATGATATGAGTTTCAGAGACCTGCTTCATCAGGTTGGACAGAATTGCCTGGAAGCTTATAAGCATAGAAATTATTCTTTTGACCTGCTTATAGAAAAACTAAAGATTACAAGAGATTCAAGCTATTTACCACTCATTAACGTGGTATATATTTATCGGAATTACGAAGACTTAACCAGTAATCTTGATTCGCATATAAATGATCAGGATGATGCGATTTCTTCCAGTTCAGCAAGCGAAATAATCAATCATGTATCCTCGAAAACTGATTTAATGCTTTATGTAAGTGAGCTGCCGGAATCATTGATTATAGGGATAGAATATGATAGTGATTTGTTTTTCCAGGGTACAGCGGAAAAAATGGTCAGTATATTAAAAAGCCTGTTTGCACTTTCTGATTCTTTTTAG
- a CDS encoding condensation domain-containing protein, with protein MAIAIIGMAGYFPEANDIEEFYLNLKNGKDSVRPWSKNRLLNTSIPVNEDYVVTGFLEDIDKFDHSFFNISLGEAQHMDPRQRLLLEVVYKAFENSGYNPDFFDDSNTSVFVGDTKMDYYQHAENFDPTLLTGNINSVAAGRIARFFNLRGGASMIDTACSSSLVAVHFAFNELMSGLSDYALVCGVNLSLFPLVDDPSYHIGISSPDGKAKAFSAEAEGTGRGELAGCILLKPYDKAKADQDNILAVIKATAVNQDANHSASFTAPSSKAQAEVISKAWKRAGIEPETVTFIEAHGTGTKLGDPIEVQGIDLAFKDYTNEKGFCAISSLKTNIGHADSAAGLGGLIKAVLSIRHKELFPSLHFHKPNPFIDFENSAVYVNSALKPWDCENAGIRRAGISSFSLIGTNCHVVIEEDKNEKPQESSFEQNKADSYLITVSGKTPYSIAGNLKKLNARLLANPDLKLKDISYTLTNGRKHFNHRYAVVADTMGQLTALLTGAHDNWKIVDNSVTKIVFIFSDTVNHAKNLIDTYCLQYPLFNTYYKECLDSADEKTDGFYSIAFQYSFYKLLEAAGVESKYLVGVGRGKIVTSKITGQISIGKGLSEFLQNPITLSASEISEKISSLIQNFKDEKVAYVEIGTETLVTQALSAHPVQGGFEVVYLKDQPNQLLEYVKDLYLLNCKIDWSKFNSLIGGTKIELPGYEFEKRRCWIREIDDVISYETGKNSLDSDASGNSAKDTIERNQIIKSDLNNSEWSLIENKIFQIWLEVLKSENIGLDDDFFELGGHSLNGMQIINRIEKELEVEIEFEELFDFSTVRTLSAHIEEILSRNLKKQIQEIFPVSVQDYYTVSHAQKRLWILSQYEKNRSAYNISAAYIFEGTLNIDAFSKAFDILIERHESLRTVFLMVDGELKQKIYSLEDSRFYLEINDFNGQELSEDEVSESIYKAADKRFDLSTGPLISAALSIFAQNKYVFCFSLHHIIADGWSVEIFIKEILILYNSCCLDLPHPLPKLNIQNKDFISWQLDKLKGDSLLKLRTFWADKLAVKTPVLSLPTDFPRPQTKSFNGGRVDFFISKEMSAALRKLSSDNDCTLFVTLLAVYKAWLFIYSGQTDLIVGVPVAGRNHPDLENQIGLYLNTLALRTEFEESDTFLSLLAKVKLNVIKGLDHQHYPFDYLIDELNIQYDKSRNPLFDVGFTFNTVSAIKTLESDLDQNQFNQITVRNLDHGHRTVKVDKWLHINESQEEIKIFLEYRTDLFLPQTIENRMETFKYILMKITENPAIPLNIMVELIAENQRNSNRIKQNSAKKSNLDLLKNIR; from the coding sequence ATGGCAATAGCAATAATTGGAATGGCTGGATACTTTCCGGAAGCCAATGATATTGAAGAGTTTTATCTCAACCTGAAAAATGGAAAGGATAGTGTGAGACCGTGGTCAAAAAATAGACTACTGAATACTTCTATTCCTGTGAATGAGGATTATGTAGTGACAGGTTTCCTGGAAGATATAGATAAGTTTGATCATAGTTTTTTCAATATCTCTTTAGGCGAAGCCCAGCATATGGATCCTCGTCAGAGACTTCTTTTAGAAGTGGTCTATAAGGCTTTTGAAAATTCCGGATATAATCCCGATTTTTTTGATGATTCTAATACATCTGTTTTTGTTGGTGATACTAAAATGGATTATTATCAGCATGCAGAAAATTTTGACCCCACATTGCTGACTGGTAATATTAATTCGGTTGCAGCTGGCAGGATAGCTCGTTTTTTTAATCTCAGAGGGGGAGCATCGATGATTGATACTGCCTGCTCTTCTTCGCTGGTTGCAGTTCATTTTGCCTTTAACGAATTAATGAGCGGATTAAGTGATTATGCATTGGTTTGCGGAGTAAACCTGAGTCTTTTTCCTCTGGTTGATGATCCTTCTTATCATATAGGAATCAGCTCTCCTGATGGAAAGGCAAAGGCATTTTCTGCTGAGGCTGAAGGAACTGGCAGAGGGGAGCTGGCGGGCTGTATATTGTTAAAACCTTATGATAAGGCAAAAGCTGATCAGGATAATATTTTAGCTGTCATTAAAGCGACGGCAGTAAATCAGGATGCTAATCATTCAGCCAGTTTTACTGCACCCAGCAGCAAAGCTCAGGCCGAGGTCATCTCGAAAGCCTGGAAAAGGGCTGGGATTGAACCTGAAACAGTCACTTTTATAGAGGCACATGGTACTGGTACAAAACTCGGTGACCCAATAGAGGTACAAGGAATTGACCTTGCTTTTAAAGATTATACAAACGAAAAAGGATTCTGTGCTATATCTTCACTGAAAACAAATATAGGGCATGCAGATAGTGCCGCTGGTTTGGGAGGGTTAATCAAAGCAGTACTTTCAATCCGGCATAAGGAATTATTTCCTTCTTTACATTTTCATAAACCAAATCCATTTATTGATTTTGAAAATTCTGCTGTCTATGTAAACAGTGCATTGAAACCATGGGATTGTGAGAATGCTGGTATAAGAAGGGCTGGTATAAGTTCTTTTAGTCTGATTGGTACGAATTGTCATGTAGTAATTGAGGAGGATAAAAATGAAAAACCTCAGGAATCTTCATTTGAGCAAAACAAAGCCGATTCTTATCTGATTACCGTTTCTGGTAAAACTCCTTATTCAATAGCCGGGAATTTAAAAAAACTAAACGCACGTTTGTTAGCAAATCCGGATCTTAAGCTGAAAGATATAAGTTATACACTTACAAATGGCCGTAAACATTTTAATCACAGATATGCTGTCGTTGCGGATACGATGGGGCAGCTTACTGCTTTGTTAACCGGAGCCCATGACAACTGGAAAATTGTTGATAATTCTGTTACCAAAATTGTCTTTATCTTTTCTGATACGGTTAATCATGCAAAAAATCTGATTGATACTTATTGCCTGCAATATCCACTCTTTAATACTTATTATAAGGAGTGTCTGGATTCTGCAGACGAGAAAACGGATGGATTTTATTCGATCGCTTTTCAATACAGCTTTTATAAACTCTTAGAGGCTGCGGGAGTTGAAAGTAAATATCTGGTTGGCGTTGGAAGAGGAAAGATAGTGACCTCAAAAATTACAGGGCAAATTTCTATCGGGAAAGGCTTGAGCGAGTTTTTACAGAACCCCATTACACTTTCTGCCTCTGAGATCTCAGAAAAGATCAGCTCGTTAATACAAAATTTCAAAGACGAAAAGGTCGCGTATGTTGAGATTGGTACGGAAACATTAGTCACTCAGGCTCTTTCTGCTCACCCGGTTCAAGGTGGTTTTGAAGTTGTTTACCTTAAAGATCAGCCAAATCAGCTGCTTGAATATGTAAAGGATCTTTATCTTTTGAATTGTAAAATTGACTGGAGTAAATTCAATAGTCTGATAGGGGGAACAAAAATTGAACTTCCCGGATACGAATTTGAAAAAAGGAGATGCTGGATCAGGGAAATTGACGATGTAATTAGCTATGAGACCGGTAAGAATAGCCTTGATTCAGATGCTTCCGGCAATTCAGCCAAAGACACAATTGAGCGTAATCAAATAATAAAATCTGATTTAAATAATAGCGAATGGAGCCTGATAGAGAATAAAATTTTCCAGATCTGGTTAGAAGTGCTTAAAAGCGAAAATATCGGACTGGATGATGACTTTTTTGAATTGGGTGGACATTCTCTGAACGGCATGCAGATTATCAACCGCATAGAAAAAGAATTGGAAGTAGAAATTGAGTTTGAAGAACTTTTTGATTTTTCTACCGTAAGAACGCTGTCAGCACATATAGAAGAAATACTGTCCAGAAATTTAAAGAAACAGATCCAGGAGATTTTCCCAGTCAGTGTACAGGATTATTATACTGTTTCTCATGCCCAGAAACGGCTTTGGATTTTAAGCCAGTATGAAAAAAATAGGTCTGCCTATAATATCTCTGCTGCTTATATTTTTGAAGGAACTTTAAACATTGATGCTTTTAGTAAAGCTTTTGATATTCTGATTGAGAGGCATGAAAGTTTAAGAACTGTTTTCCTTATGGTTGACGGAGAACTCAAGCAAAAAATATATAGCCTGGAGGATTCACGCTTCTATTTAGAGATAAATGATTTTAACGGACAGGAACTTTCTGAGGATGAGGTGAGTGAGTCGATTTACAAGGCTGCTGATAAAAGATTTGATTTGAGTACGGGCCCTTTAATCAGTGCGGCTTTGTCCATCTTCGCTCAAAATAAGTATGTTTTTTGTTTCTCACTTCATCACATTATTGCAGATGGCTGGTCTGTAGAAATCTTTATAAAAGAAATCCTGATCCTTTATAATAGCTGCTGTCTGGATCTTCCTCATCCTTTGCCTAAACTTAATATCCAGAATAAAGATTTTATTTCATGGCAGCTTGATAAACTGAAAGGTGATTCTTTATTGAAGCTGCGAACATTCTGGGCCGATAAATTAGCTGTAAAAACACCAGTACTATCTTTACCTACTGATTTTCCAAGACCTCAAACTAAATCGTTCAATGGGGGAAGAGTAGACTTTTTCATCAGTAAGGAAATGAGTGCTGCTCTGCGGAAATTAAGCTCAGACAATGACTGCACTCTTTTTGTTACTTTACTGGCAGTATATAAAGCGTGGCTATTTATTTATTCCGGACAAACAGACCTGATTGTAGGTGTCCCTGTTGCGGGAAGGAATCATCCTGACCTGGAAAATCAAATAGGTCTTTACCTGAATACGCTGGCACTGCGTACTGAATTTGAAGAATCTGATACTTTCCTGAGTCTTCTGGCAAAAGTTAAATTAAATGTGATTAAAGGTTTAGACCACCAGCATTATCCTTTTGATTATTTAATTGATGAGCTAAATATTCAATATGATAAGAGCCGAAATCCATTATTTGATGTGGGATTTACATTTAACACAGTCTCTGCCATTAAAACACTCGAATCGGATTTGGATCAGAACCAGTTTAATCAGATAACCGTAAGAAATCTTGATCATGGACACAGAACTGTAAAGGTCGATAAGTGGCTTCATATTAATGAGAGCCAGGAAGAAATTAAGATCTTCTTAGAGTATAGAACGGATTTATTTCTGCCTCAGACTATAGAGAACAGAATGGAGACATTTAAATACATCCTCATGAAAATTACAGAGAACCCGGCAATCCCTTTGAACATAATGGTTGAGCTGATTGCCGAAAATCAAAGAAACTCCAACAGAATCAAACAAAATAGTGCTAAGAAAAGTAACCTGGATCTGCTTAAAAATATCAGGTAA